The region AAGATACCAGTTTTTGCATATTACTTAGATAAGAGGTTATCTGTATGCTTCATTCCAACATCTGTTTTTTGAGGTGGAGATAAAGACAGCCGAGTACGTACACGTGCTGATTTTTTTGCTTATGGGCTTTAGCCTGTTGAACATGGGTGAGTTTCTCTTTAAGAGAAATGAATCCATGTGAAATAATAAACCACCCGCTATGCGGGTGCGAGTCAGTAAGTTATACAAAAAATCACCTTTCCGATTATAATAGAGGTGTCCAAGCCACTATTAGAGAAAGGAAAGGTGATTTCAATGGCGAAGAAAGCCAATGAACTGGCACACACGAAATGGATGTGCAAATATCATATCGTCTTCACACCTAAGTATAGACGAAAAGTAATTTATAATCAATACAAGGAAGATTTGAGAGAAGTCTTGAAGCAACTATGTAATTATAAGGGGGTCCAAATCTTAGAAGGCCATATTATGCCGGATCATGTACGTGAAACGGAAGCAGATGTGTTATTCAAACAGATGAGACTTGGAAAGCGTCAGATTCAGTTATTTTGGATGCTTCGATCTATAATGGGGAAACCAGGGACGATAGCAAAAATCCATCGGTTCGGACATCTTGTATAAAACAGGAGGTAACATACAGGTTGGTTCCTGAAAATACATCCGTCAATTTTTGTCTCTCCCAAAGGAGAGCAGATTCTTGATTTTGGGCAGAATATGGTGGGTTTTTGTAAATTCATCTGCCGTGAAGAAAGAGGCGGGCAAATACATCTTCAATATGGGGAAGTACTGCAGCAGGAATGCTTTTATAATGGCAATTACAGGTCGGCAAAGGCGGAATATAACTATACATCAGATGGGTGTATAAAAGAAGTGGAGCCATTCTTTACATTCTATGGTTTTCGTTATGTAAAGGTTTCTGGTATAAGCAAGATTGACCCAAAGGATTTTACCGGAGTGGTTTTGTATTCTGACCTTCAACAAACCTTGCAGGTAAGTACGGATCATGTAAAATTAAACCGGTTGATGCAAAATTCCTTATGGGGACAGAGGGGAAATTTTATTGATATACCAACGGACTGTCCCCAACGGGATGAGCGACTTGGCTGGACGGCAGATGCCCAGGTTTTTGTGAATACTGCCTGCTATCATATGGACTGTTACAGCTTTTATAAGAAATATCTGAATGACTTGCGCTATGATCAAAAGGTTCATTACGAAGGTGATATCCCAATGTATTCTCCCTCCTTAAAAAAAGCGGCTGGCAGTGGCGGGGCAGTATGGGCAGATGCGGGAACCATAATTCCGTGGAATTTATATCAGGCCTATGGAGATAAAAGGCTGCTTGATGAAAATTATAGTATGATGAAGGAATATACGGATACGGTAATTACGGTAGATAAAAAAGACGGAAACCATCATATTATAACATCAGGATTTACCTACGGGGACTGGCTGGCACAGGATGGAGTATGTCCCCAGGCTTTGTTAGGAGGAACCGATGAAAATTTTATTAAAAGTATCTACTATAAAAACAGTCTGGATTTAACGGCTAAGGCAGCCAAAGTATTACGTAAAAAGGAAGATGAGAGATACTACTCATCACTTTCAAATCAAGTAAGAAAGGCAATTCTCAGAGAATACTTTACACCGGTTGGCAAACTGGCTGTTGATACACAGACAGCATATGTTCTCTCACTTTATTATCAGGTTTTTATTGATAAAAACAAGGTAATTGAAGGCTTGAAGGCCAGATTGAAGAAAGATCTCTACAGAATTAAGAGTGGTTTTACCGGAACCCCTCTGATGCTGCCGGTGCTGTTTGAAAATGGTATGGATGAGGAAGCCTACCGGATACTTTTTAATGAAGAATTTCCGGGCTGGCTCTATGCTGTGAATCTTGGCGCAACGACGATATGGGAGAGGTGGAATTCCATGCTGCCGGATGGAAGGGTGAATGGAATAAACATGAATTCTTTCAATCATTATGCATATGGTTCCGTATGTGAAGCAATCTATAAATATATAGCTGGTCTAAAGTTTACGAAGGCCGGATGTAAGTGCGCCCTCATCGCTCCAAAGCTGAATTATAGGCTAAAGCACATGAAGTTAGCCTTTGAATCTCCATTAGGTACGTATCAAATTGAATGGTTCATTCAAGAAGACGGAGTCTTCCAAATGGATGTCATGATACCTTATGGAGCAACAGCCAAGGTCATTCTGCCTAACCATAAGGACAAAAGGATAGATGAGTTAACTTCAGGAGAATATCATTATTGTTATATGCCGGTCATAGATTATCATCATCCATTCAGTGAATCCTCGATAGTACTTGATCTCCTTAGCAATAAGGAGGCAAACCGAGTTTTCCGTGAAAGACTGCCAAGAATATATGCTATGGTAACCGGAGAAGATGAAGAGTTTCTAGCGATGGACCTAATTGCTTTTGGTTATCATAAAATGTTTGGAACATCTTTGGACGAAATAGCAGAAGCAGGAAAAGCATTAAGAGTAATTAAGGTTTAATCATAAACCTTAAAAGAAATCGAAACTTTGCTTTCAGAAAGAAAACCCAGTTAAGAATGGAACAGATGTCAATGCTCTCATGTCCGTAGAATTATTTACACCACAAATGCCATAGAGGGCATTATCGTCAGCTCCGGAAGGTCACTAAAAGCAAGACGATATTTCCAATAGAGAACAGCCTGTGAAAAAGCTATATCTGACAGTTATGGATATCACAAAAAATGGACCGGTCACCGGCAGGACTGGGGTCAAATAATTTCCCAGTATTTATAATACAAACATGGGCAAGAACCTATGAAAAATAGCCTTGCCCATAAATTACTACTAAAATTTTATATCAGTTTTTCGCGTTTACACGGACTTTGTAATAGCCTCTGACAAAAGCCCATGCCTCGGTACGCCATCCATCTGCCTCGGCGATAAAGAAATGGCTTCCAACTAGTGAATCTTTACATAAGGCTTTTAACAAATGCTACAGGGAACATGGTTCTCTCCGCAGTTTCCTCAATGCTTAGTCCTTGTGCTAAAAAACGTTTTGCTACACTTGTCATGCTTTCGGCCACTTCTACTATAAATTTATCATAGTCATAAAATCTTATAACACTCTGTCCCCAAGGATATTCTTTCGCCTTGTGAATAAATTCAATTCCTTCCGTGCTGCTGATTTTATCTTGCCAATATTCCAAATCTTCCACTTCAAAGTAAAGCTGAAAGTTGTTCGGCTTCCCCTTGCTGGGCAAATCTGCACCAACAAGTTCGGCGTAATTGGATTGCAGGGAAAGCCCGCTTTCAAAAGACACATGTACCCCCAAATCCATCATAATCTTTTGTTCCATCACAGTTTCATAAAAATGCTTTGCCTTCTCCATATCAGATACGGCAATCAAAGTACCTTGATATTGCATATTATCACTCCTTATTAGTTTTTCTTGATTATATGTTAGAATTTGGCTATCTCGCTGTAAAAATCGGACATATTATCCCGATACTCCTGCGGAGTGATACCGCAAATGGCCTTAAAATCATTGATGAAGTGAGGCATATCATAAAAACCAGTTTCCATAAAAACCTGTGTTAAGCCATAGTTGTGCCGCTGTAAAAGGCGTATAGACTTGTTTACACGTACAAGGCGAGAGAACGATTTTATACCCACGCCCATATATTCGTCAAAAAGTCGTACCAAATGACGTTCGCTATAAAAAACATTGTGTGAAAGCTCTTTCACGGAAAGAGTCCCTCCGCTATTTATAATCAAATTACTTGCTTGTGAAAATTCCTGGCGATAAAATGCACCTTTCAAGTGCGCCAGAAAGAGCCTGTCCATTTTAGTAATTAGGTTATGGATACTAAACGACGTTTCCAGTTCATTTGCCATCAGGCGGTTCATTGAGGGATTAACATCTTCAAAGTCTATTACACAATCTGTCATTTCTTTTTGCGGCATTCCGCTAAAAGCATAATAACCCGCCGGTTGAAACTCTACAATAAACAAGAGGCTAAAATGATTGGCTGACTTGCCAACATAGGAAGGCTTCGTGATGGGACCAAACAAGTTGCTGTGGATGTAGCAATCAGTACATGATTGCACAAGTGTAGCGCTCCCGTGGGGCACAACAGCGTAATTATCTGACATCATACCTTTACTCGGAAAAGTGATCGTGTAATTGGATATAAAATTTCTAAGCTCTGAATGTGGTTGAATATATATAAAATCATCACCTCGTATTAGTACGCGGCTATAATTCCTATAGTTCTGAATTGAATCTTTTGTAAGCAAAGCACGGCCACCTCCCCTTTACCATTTGTGATTCAAGTGAAATGTACACAAAATATAAGCACTCTACAATCCTTATTATGCTATATAAAAGTATTTAATTTTAATGATATTTTACTAAATAAAAATTATTTAAACAAGGAGAATTTGCCATATATGAAAAGTGAACCCAATAGATGCCCGGAGCTTATGCAACCGCAATAGAATTAAATATAAAAACCACAAATAAAAGCACAGGAGATCCATAATGGAAAATAGTTTAGCCATACGAAATAGGAATAAAAGTACCGCATAGTTTTTGCACCAAAATTACGGAGACATGTATTCTGATAGGGTAAAAAAGCAGATGTAGTACAAATATGAGACATTATATCAAGAAAAAAAACAGTAAATTAATATTTTTGTACAAAACTTCTTGCATGTTACGTAGCGTAATGTATTAATATGATAGTAACAGGAAAAGGAAGGTGAATCTATATGAAAGATAATAATAGCGACATAAACGACACACAAAAATTTGTTATAAAGACAAAGCAAGGAGACTTTGTAATTTCATGGCCCTGTAACCAGAGGACGGGGTTTTGCCCTTATTGTCATAAGTGCATTCCTTTGAACTCCATTGTATTTAAAAAAGAAAATGAAAATAGTGTCGAAACCTATTCGGGCATGGAGGCAGTTGAGAAGAAAAAAGACGGCAGACTAAATGAAGAAAGCAAAGACTATAACAGGCAGATTGGGGAATGTCCATATTGTCATAAGGAAATACCCGTATGCGAGATTCTAATTAAAAAAACAGGTGAGGAAGAACGGTAGATTCTGTTATATTAAAAACAGGTCAAAGCACGCGAAAGTGAATGATATGGAGAATAAAAAAGATTTGTTAACAATTGGAGAGTTAGCACAAATGGCTGGAGTAACAATACGTACACTTCAGTATTATGATGAGAAGAATTTACTGAAGCCAGTTATTACAGAGGGTGGAAGAAGAAAATATACGAGTGATGATGTTTTACGTCTTGAACAGATTTTATTTCTTAAATCATTGGGCTTTTCTTTAGATGAAATTGATAAAAAGATACTGAAATATAATGATAAGGCTGACTTAGAGGAAGTATTCGGACAACAGCGAAAAGTTCTGATTGGTAAGATGGAACACTTAAATAATATGGTGGATATGCTTGATGCGGCTATTGCGGAGACAAAAAATAGCCAGGAAATTAATATGAATTGTATTATTGCGATTATTGAGTCGATGAAACGGGGGAATTCCTATGGATTTTTAGTTAGATATTTTAACAATGAACAACTGAAAAGCTTTGCAATTCGATTGTTTGGCATGTCTTATGGTTTGAATGCAAAAAAAGCGTTTGATAAACTAAAAGAACTTTATGAAAAAGGTGTTGATCCAGAGGGGAAAGAAGGACAGTATCTAGCAAAGCTCTGGTGGGATATGGTCAACGATTTTACCTATGGTGACATTGATTTGTTAAAAGCAATGATAGATGCAGGTAGAGATATACAAAATTGGCCGGAGGAAGTGAAAGATATAAAAAAGCCTATTGAAAGTTTTCTTGCAAAGGCACTTAATTCTTATTTTTATAATAACAGTTTAGATAAAAGCATAAAAAACTTATGGTTGTTGAACCGCTTGCCTTTGCAGAACTTATAATTGGATGATTGAACGGGCAAAGGTCATGAAGACAATATGTGAAAAACGGTTTCGATGATTTGTCGTTTTAGAGCATCAAAACTTATGCGTTTATGGGGAAATACAGAATTCTCTTGATTCAAGGAGTCAACCAAGATGCTGCAGACATAAACTTTTTCAAGCAAGTCATGAGACACGAAACCATTTTGATTCAGTATTTCTACAATTTTTGAAATGTATTCATGCTCAAAATCACAGAAATGATGATTGATTTCTTCATCTTCCAGCATCATCATTCTTAATGGAGCCAATACCGAACCCGATGTACAAAAGAATTGGATATAGCATTGAATCCATTGATCTATGAAAACAGAAAGGCGAAATGGTTCCGGTAATTGCTTCAGCGCTTCAAATAAAAGCTGAGAGTTTGAATCAAGATACTGCTCATATGCAGCAATATAGATATCACGTTTATCCTTGAAATAGCTATATAACGCCCCTATGGAAACACCGGCACGCTCCGCAATTTCTATGGTGTTGGTTTTGTGGTAACCTTTTTCGCAGAATAGCTCAAATCCGGTTATTGCAATGTTTTTCTTTTTATCTATGGACCGTTTCTGTTTGGGGGTTCGTATATTTGCCATTGGTATTATAATCCTTCCGCAAAACTATCTTCTCATTGTATTATTATACTTCTTTGCTTATAATTTAGCAACGATATATGAAGTTATCTTCGCATTTTATTGACGTGATTATTATGAAGGAGTATGATTGGAATGCGAAGCTTTATTCACTTTTAGCAAGGAGGAAGCATAATGAATTTTTTAGAATTAGCAAAAGAACGCTGCACAACAAGAGGATTTACAAA is a window of [Clostridium] saccharolyticum WM1 DNA encoding:
- a CDS encoding MerR family transcriptional regulator; the encoded protein is MENKKDLLTIGELAQMAGVTIRTLQYYDEKNLLKPVITEGGRRKYTSDDVLRLEQILFLKSLGFSLDEIDKKILKYNDKADLEEVFGQQRKVLIGKMEHLNNMVDMLDAAIAETKNSQEINMNCIIAIIESMKRGNSYGFLVRYFNNEQLKSFAIRLFGMSYGLNAKKAFDKLKELYEKGVDPEGKEGQYLAKLWWDMVNDFTYGDIDLLKAMIDAGRDIQNWPEEVKDIKKPIESFLAKALNSYFYNNSLDKSIKNLWLLNRLPLQNL
- a CDS encoding family 78 glycoside hydrolase catalytic domain; its protein translation is MFVSPKGEQILDFGQNMVGFCKFICREERGGQIHLQYGEVLQQECFYNGNYRSAKAEYNYTSDGCIKEVEPFFTFYGFRYVKVSGISKIDPKDFTGVVLYSDLQQTLQVSTDHVKLNRLMQNSLWGQRGNFIDIPTDCPQRDERLGWTADAQVFVNTACYHMDCYSFYKKYLNDLRYDQKVHYEGDIPMYSPSLKKAAGSGGAVWADAGTIIPWNLYQAYGDKRLLDENYSMMKEYTDTVITVDKKDGNHHIITSGFTYGDWLAQDGVCPQALLGGTDENFIKSIYYKNSLDLTAKAAKVLRKKEDERYYSSLSNQVRKAILREYFTPVGKLAVDTQTAYVLSLYYQVFIDKNKVIEGLKARLKKDLYRIKSGFTGTPLMLPVLFENGMDEEAYRILFNEEFPGWLYAVNLGATTIWERWNSMLPDGRVNGINMNSFNHYAYGSVCEAIYKYIAGLKFTKAGCKCALIAPKLNYRLKHMKLAFESPLGTYQIEWFIQEDGVFQMDVMIPYGATAKVILPNHKDKRIDELTSGEYHYCYMPVIDYHHPFSESSIVLDLLSNKEANRVFRERLPRIYAMVTGEDEEFLAMDLIAFGYHKMFGTSLDEIAEAGKALRVIKV
- a CDS encoding helix-turn-helix transcriptional regulator, with the protein product MLTKDSIQNYRNYSRVLIRGDDFIYIQPHSELRNFISNYTITFPSKGMMSDNYAVVPHGSATLVQSCTDCYIHSNLFGPITKPSYVGKSANHFSLLFIVEFQPAGYYAFSGMPQKEMTDCVIDFEDVNPSMNRLMANELETSFSIHNLITKMDRLFLAHLKGAFYRQEFSQASNLIINSGGTLSVKELSHNVFYSERHLVRLFDEYMGVGIKSFSRLVRVNKSIRLLQRHNYGLTQVFMETGFYDMPHFINDFKAICGITPQEYRDNMSDFYSEIAKF
- a CDS encoding TetR/AcrR family transcriptional regulator produces the protein MANIRTPKQKRSIDKKKNIAITGFELFCEKGYHKTNTIEIAERAGVSIGALYSYFKDKRDIYIAAYEQYLDSNSQLLFEALKQLPEPFRLSVFIDQWIQCYIQFFCTSGSVLAPLRMMMLEDEEINHHFCDFEHEYISKIVEILNQNGFVSHDLLEKVYVCSILVDSLNQENSVFPHKRISFDALKRQIIETVFHILSS
- a CDS encoding VOC family protein, with the translated sequence MQYQGTLIAVSDMEKAKHFYETVMEQKIMMDLGVHVSFESGLSLQSNYAELVGADLPSKGKPNNFQLYFEVEDLEYWQDKISSTEGIEFIHKAKEYPWGQSVIRFYDYDKFIVEVAESMTSVAKRFLAQGLSIEETAERTMFPVAFVKSLM